The Vespa velutina chromosome 15, iVesVel2.1, whole genome shotgun sequence DNA window CATAACCTAACAACATAACCTAACGACATAACCTAAtttccatacatacatatatgtttacgAGTACGTATAATCGAACGTATTTGAAAtactttagaaaaattattatcacaaatataatattttaaattaaacgataacAATCTCTAATCACACtaaatctatattttaatcttatatataaaacttgttTGATTTCACTTGTCAGACTGCGCTCTTGCGACTTATTGCGTCCATCCATTTTTGTCACGTGACCATCACGTAATTATCTTATCTCCagataaaaatcaagaaagagaTGGCACTTTGGAATTCTcgtcgattataaaaatcgataggAACGTCATAGAAGATCGACAGATGACGAATTAGAAaagattgtaaaatatttcatatccatgtatttatacaatatcgaataatatcattaatatacataatacttATAACTACAATTTCTAATCAATATTGTTCATGGTTTATGATTCTTATATTAACCGTATGAAAATTGGCATCTTGTAAAAGTCCATTGGCAAACATAATCGTGGAATCATCATCAAATTTCTCTTCTAATCCTAAACGATAATCTTTTCGATTTCTTCGTTTGACTTTTTCATTCGGTATCTGTTtgaacggaagaaaaaaaaaaaaaaagaaaaaaagaaacattatttttaatattcatatcatagattcttttgattatatttattgaagaTAATATCAGACCGTGTGTCTCGACATTTTTGAAacagatttcttctttttcaacttTCCTCTTGATATATCTTTCCAATTTGTCAGATTCATCGATTCGTGAGTTTCGATATTTTCCTTCCCGCATTGAATTACGTcgacattttgaaaaaaatctcgtttcgtttccttGTCGatcaattctctttctctctggattcttcttttattgttcATCATTAAATAATCGTAAACTATGGAGGAACTATCCGAGTTCgaggaatttctttttgtttcaaaatttgaaatattactcGAGGATAATTTGCCTTGAATTTTTTTCCGTTCCTTCGAAAGTCGACTCGTCGATTTGAAATTCTTACGTTTATCtgttaataaattcaatattttctttttttattatcattattattattaagaagtattaaagataaaattaaaaaaagaaaaaaaattaaaacaacaactatagcgataataataaataatatcttactCGACGAATCAAATACGTCCTTTCGATACAAACAACGAACTTCAGcatcattttttaatcttaattttAAACAACCTTCATTAATTTCCCCCTTGGTTAAAACTTTATGCTCGCATGATTTTatctaaatgaatatatatatatatatatatatatatatatatatatatatatacatcataatatatttaataattttcccataatgatatgatttatttcgttaattttatttttaacatacttgttctttcttctttcgatctcTCAATATCAGATTACGTATTATGTCGTTCGTATAAGAACtaatcttttttgttatttccgtTAAATCGTTGTACTCCGTTTTCAAACGTTTAACAAGATAACTTTCTACAATGACGTCTTTAGGGAAATTATGGGACGACATATTCTCGTTTAATAATGTACAGGATATACCAATATCCTTCACCAATACAGCATCTTGAGAATGTCCACCGTTTTTGTAACTtctattgaatataaaaaaaaaaaaaaaagaaaaaaaaaaagaagaaaaaacattaatattctCGAAAAGGAAGTGGTACTTTTTCGAAATTactttattactattgttaatatttaatatttcacctGTAATACGGAAAGCCATAACTTTCTAAGGGAAGACtggtaaaagaagaaacgagatcgTTATCATTCGATTTACGAAGTTCATTGGTGAGAAACGAACCGGAAGTGAAATCGgacgaaagatttttattgacTCTTCCATTgagattatcttttttaattctcgttAAAAGATCTTTCCTCGAGGACGAGACGAAGGTCGACACGTCGGCAgctttaatttcattctcgATCTTTCccatctttaaaatgatatttcgatGTTACCTCTACGagtgttctcttttttctttttttttttttttttttttttttttctatatttgcACCGTAATCACCGActttacgtacgtatgtacgttctaattttctaatatctaaAAATCGAGCGTaagggaaaacaaaaattatgacctttttttttcttttaaattaaaaattatatattctttcttcctcctactttcttttatttatttatttagttttctcttttaattaatatacccAACAtcgaaatgatataaaatatcattttaatcgattaattatattatattattatattaatttcattaatgtaaattaattaccGATATACGAAATCCACGTTTACCCATCAATGAAAAACACAAACGAGTACAACATTCGAATCTTGGACGTGATTCGTAGACAGCCATCACAATGAAACAGACAGATCGAAATCGCGAAAGATTGTACGTTCAATTTGGAGAGTTACCGACAATCAAAGGAGGTTACAACATTTCGGTATGCCATACAAGAGAAATCAAATGAAACGCGTCTCGATAGGGACCATCGATTCAATCTGAccgaattttatcgaaaattacgaaaaatatcgaattgtACAAAACGTCTCGTctcgtgtctctctctctctctctctctctctctctgtctgcatatttcaatttccaattcaaaagaagaatatatatatatatatatatatatatatataataaattaatgaatttgttaatttttacatgcatttattaaaatggataaataatttgaaattcattctttatccacaatatatatatatatatatatatatatatatatacacatatatatttgtaaaataaattccatttgaccttatttcttttctttttttttataattctttctttttattcacaaTTTTTCAATCTTGATTACAGGCAAgcatgatatttttaaatcccACAATACCACAGCTACCTGTCCGCATTCGTGGTTCTTATTACTACCACTACGTCaggaaaatataatctttccatgtattctcttatttcaaatgatctctttattaacaaataaataaatcaaataccAAATAGAACCGATATCATAGATTCTTtaagaatgataattaaaataatacaaacacttgttaaaattaattacatagttttattttattattaattacatagtttatatatatatatataatattaattacatattttagaTCAACGGgagaagaaagtagaaagaattttattctcaGATGTAAGATTTACGTACTCTTGGGGTATGAAAGCAGGTATCACCATAGGCGTcgacttattatttttaaaaccataataaatttatccaaTCAACGCTCTAATTAACAGTTTTACATTCGTCTAAACGAtgttatcgataaatttcaacattgcaaagacaagaaaaaagaaaagagaagaaaaaaaaaagaaaatacgtacatcattttcattaatacaattaatacaattaatctTTTAACGTTCTAATCAATATCTCTATCGTTAATCTAAACAgtcttatcaatatttttacgttttttacAAACAGGTCGAATgtagtttctctctctgtctctctcaaaaaaaaaaaaaaaagaaagaaatatatataaaaagaaactggACAGTGTGAATggataatcgaattaatttatgatCTCTAATCTTCGCAATTTATACGAACAaagttattaagaaaaatttctttaagttTCTCAAACAAatcgtcgaattttttttcacttagaaagaaagaacgtaattaataattaaaaagaaaaaaaggaaaaagattcaAGGAAATTGGTTGAATGATTGACGCCAATGCGAAAAGAccaggagagagagactctTTCTACGCTTTCCATCGTCCTCTCCTTTCTCGAAGCATGATCATAATAATGGCGGCGCTGGCAGTCACCTTGGCCGGCCACGAGCAAGAAGGCGCTCACAGTCGGCTTCTCGATCGCAAGCCGTTCTGTTAGAGGTTTACGTGGCCgtgataaatcgaataaaaagaaaacaaaaaaaaaaaagaatcgttttGGCCATatcgaatatacatacatatatatatatgtataaacatatacatatatataaaatcgatttggTGATCTATAAAAAATGTGATCAAAGAGGTCTAACGAGAGCacaaataaacgaagaatTTGAAGTTTAAGTGAATCTCAATCGATATCTgttcatcgtcatcatcatcgttgatCAACTAACAGAATATCGacagagtaaaagagagagagagaaagagagagagagagagagagagagagagagagatgacttTTAAAGTGATTCAATGTTTGACAGCGATGATCCAGCGtgatcgatcgaaatcaaAGAAGACGCTCGACGATCCGAGAAATCGacgatttttcatcgattttttctatttcgaaaatttttgaaaaaaatagaaaaaagtgtgagaaagagagagagagagagagagagaaagagagcgtgtatttgtatgtgttCGTGTGTGTATAAACAGTTCGTATTCGTATTCGAGCTCTAAGAGAAAGTTGACGACTGTTTTACTTATCGGTTgagtgatattttttttccttttttatttcttttcttttcttttaatattggcaatatctctctctctctctatttttctttttctctttttttctttttctttttttttttttttttttttttgtttatttctatctttccttttaccCTTTCGTTCTTGCTACTCACCCGCCTTCTATTTTctacgaaatatttcaatcgtaATGAAACTATTGGCGAGCGATAGACGAAGGTGGGGAGAGAAATGTTTGATTTCGAATTGATTTTGATAAGTGAAGTGAAGTGAAGTGAAGTGAAGTGAAGAAGTGAACTATAGTTCACTTCGATGAAGGTCATCGAAgagaacgatattaaataagatctcgttttgttttgttttttttttttcacgtgaCCAACCAATTGGGATTTAATAATTGAACTATACGATATACGATACGAGGTGCGACATTGACGTTTGAATTGTTGTAAACCAATGTAGCAGCGAGATGTTCAAAAGGTGGAATGTCATCATTGTGGCTATTGGCCTGATGATAGGTGTCGGTgagtaatatcgatatattttctattgaaaaattttcttcataagaaaattaaaatccattggaaaatttattatctatcattTTATCAATTCTAACAATctaaaacgaacaaaattaagtgtaatcgttgttatatgtatatatatatatatatatatattatttcgatgattATACTTAATTACAATATTCCTAAGAAGTTAATAATTGTGTAAGAGAATTATCCGaagcgagaaaaaaatagtaacaCTGACGTAACTAGTTCCCGTCAAGGCCATCAatctgataaaagaaataaagaatgaaaagaaattattaccaAGTAAGAATTCTAATCTCTTATTTATCAAtggaaattttcatttaaaaaatattattataaattttcattcatatatcgtatattaatgtattaatgtaaaatatctcttctctttgttcattttcttttctctcccttttttttttcattctttctttctcttctattttatcaaagaatatatttataataaaatctatcagttattaattttttttttttttgttttttttttcttacgaaaattctctctcttttttttttccttcaacaTTAAGGACGACATTTATCatgttcaaaataaatatcttaaatatgaaatgtatacgttattaattattataatgtctttttttatgccaagtttttattttcaaaatattattttttttttttaaatatttttatatacaaacgcACACATAGATGTGCGGATATACGATgatgaatatgaaatatttaaaataaaaatgatacctAAGATATATTGTGGAACTAAAGACAAATAAACGAATGTTGTACCTCTATAGTTGCGACACGATTACGAGAATAGTTGTCTCAGCGTTGGCTGAGAATGTAAAAGAAGGTGAGTGTCTTCGTTAAGGCccatcgtataaaatattcttcgaagaaagaatatgCATGCCTCGAATGCTCCTGGTACGTTTCGTCGCATATGATTCCTCcgagtctttctcttttttcgcgGAATTTCCAGGtcgaaagagagggagagagagagagagagagagagagagagagagagagagagagagggagggagagagaaagaaaaagagagaaaaagagagaaagaaacacgtCAATCCTTTccacatatgtatgtagccAGCCACGTCTAAGAAAAATGTACCGTTAAATAAATCGCGAGCTTGCacattacattacatacatacatatgtgttgCACTCATCGATcgttttctaattcttttaactattattattattattattattattattattattattattattattattattattattattatttaaagagtaaagagagagagagagagagagagagaaatgcaagaatttcatatttaattatatataatttattatatttgattatatattaaatatatatatatatatatatacattagaaaataaagtaaattaaaagaatagtttctaaaagaattatttaattaaattcttaatttaaagcattaattttgcaaaataacgagttttatttttaattttttattcttctttatattaaaaagaaaaaaaaaattgtacacgAATAAATTGTATCTTTTATGATAACTATCCTAAATAATTCTTATCcttacttttttaatatatatatatatgtatatttaaatataatttaatataattttttaatacaaatttaatttgagATATAACGtgtaatgagaaaaaagattggaaagttatgtccttttcttttttttccttttctttatttctttttcttttatctctttctttttcttttgttttcttgtttaatCGATTCAACacaatctttttctatttcttatgaTTAATCGTAAGATTAAAGTTACATGAATCGGTATTAAGTATCGAACAATTTCTATCTGAACTTtgataatagaatagaaaggtaatggaaaaaaaaaaaaaggtgaatGGTTGAAACGAAGGGATAGATATTGGATTGGATTGGTTCTGTTTAAAATTCGAACGACGCCTCGTTCAGACTTCCGTCTAAGGAGCCACCACCGTCAATTGCGTCAGACATACTTGTGCTAAATTACGTCATTGCAAACCTTTACATTTCTTTGAACTCTTGTCCCAAGTATATTCCCTTTTGAACGTTCGTTGAaccgatattaaatattatatataataatttcgaaagaatacaaaaaaaaaaaaagaaaacaatccttatttttattcttttaaacatgaaatttattaaactaaCGAAAtctttaattgatttatcttACTTATTCGCTTATTTGTTGATCtgtttgtcttttctttaaatttattaaaagaatataaatgagTTTATAATTCGTGAAATAAAGCTAAAGCGTGTCGTCAATCGTAATCATAAACCTTTCGCAGATCTTGTCTTCAAGCCTGTTCAACCAATCTCATCTTAATCAAGTTttacaaagagaaataatcaagtatttaatatatatatatatatattaaatattttcaacgagttaaagaagaaaaatgaaaacaaaaattatttttattatatagatattagaaattatatttttaaatatttgaaaagagaaaacaataatgataattgttcgttatatatctttttctctttcgagtaATTTGCGGAAGgtaagaaaaaagcaaagaaaagaaaagaaaagagaaaaagagggaaaaatctaaaggagaggaaaaaaaaaaaaaaggatttatcCTTCGAGGTCGCAATTAACTGACATCAGAAATAACGAGATCGGAAACTGGCCAGACGAATTAACGTTGAAACCAGCCGCATAACCGGGTCGCCAGACACCGAGCAAGAACCCATACCTTACCTTCGAGCGATATCAAGGCTCAAGAACGAACTCTGAGTATTTACGACCTATATGACTTTTATAATAgtttatgcttttttttttcttctcttctttccaacCTGTAAAGTGCAGAAActgcataaataaatatgcatTAAGTGAATTTTACGTAAAGcacgaatatacatatacgtatattctttttctttttctttaatttcttttttacttatatgtatatacgttttatttacgtttattatgtatatgcatatatatgtatgtatgtatgtatttatatatgtatcgacCTTATTGAtgatctacgtatatatagatttttaaaaaagtaaaagattttTCGAGTCCAACGCATGAAAGTGAAGCGTCACGGTAAGGAATATTTAAGGTCCGACGGTGACCTCACCAAAGTGAAagttctttccttcgtttctctctgtAGCCATACACAACGAGAGAGCAAAGCTAaagttaaaaggaaaaagaaacaaaactcGACCCCTTTCGTCGAGAATCATCAAATTCGATAAactaaatcaaatatattcctTCTGACAGTCTttggaataatttttgtttgctcgtttttttttttttttatttctttgttttcatttttttttcttcatcttttttcttcctttttttacttttttatttttttttttttttttttattttttatatctcacgAATATATCCACAATAAATGTCAGGATAAAATGGCGTACGCCAGTAAAAATTGTagaattatatgaattttgcACGTGGAAGCACTTCTATcgattacaatatttaaagtgctgtataaaatcaaatgttaGATTTTGGACGTGAAAGTtgataacatattaatatatgtctCGTTCAATTGgacttacaaaatatattctacatacatatatacatatatagtgcTCTACATAAGCTGATGGATACCGTTGTAGAATACTACGTTAACgcatttattctattttattataacaaaatttaacttataatctttttgtcaatcaaatatatataaaatatatataaaaagaaaaatatatgctcacatatatatatatacatataaatatctaata harbors:
- the LOC124954429 gene encoding uncharacterized protein LOC124954429 codes for the protein MSSHNFPKDVIVESYLVKRLKTEYNDLTEITKKISSYTNDIIRNLILRDRKKKEQIKSCEHKVLTKGEINEGCLKLRLKNDAEVRCLYRKDVFDSSNKRKNFKSTSRLSKERKKIQGKLSSSNISNFETKRNSSNSDSSSIVYDYLMMNNKRRIQRERELIDKETKRDFFQNVDVIQCGKENIETHESMNLTNWKDISRGKLKKKKSVSKMSRHTIPNEKVKRRNRKDYRLGLEEKFDDDSTIMFANGLLQDANFHTVNIRIINHEQY